In Tiliqua scincoides isolate rTilSci1 chromosome 1, rTilSci1.hap2, whole genome shotgun sequence, the following are encoded in one genomic region:
- the CCDC86 gene encoding coiled-coil domain-containing protein 86, which yields MQGEDAPAAAGMEPPRAEPSSEGVDTGRDAALLQPAGGEGAAGLGETEARRLQAAPLGSKPREAPAVPKGRPKSGRVWKDPNKKRFSHMIQDKPLRTTWECKMRQRQARKLVKDFAQHLKDEKQREREEKKQRREENLKRRLENERKAEIVQVIRNPLKLKRAKKKQLRRIEKRDTLALLQKHQAQRKAAKE from the exons ATGCAAGGGGAGGACGCGCCTGCTGCCGCCGGGATGGAGCCGCCGAGGGCTGAGCCGTCCTCAGAGGGGGTGGACACTGGGCGGGATGCGGCGCTCCTGCAGCCCGCGGGCGGGGAAGGGGCTGCTGGCTTGGGGGAAACCgaagccaggaggctgcaggcgGCTCCCTTGGGAAGCAAGCCCAGGGAGGCTCCAGCCGTCCCTAAGGGCAGACCTAAATCTGGGCGGGTGTGGAAGGACCCCAACAAGAAGCG GTTTTCCCATATGATTCAGGACAAGCCTTTACGTACTACATGGGAATGCAAAATGAGACAGCGGCAAGCAAGGAAACTGGTCAAAGATTTTGCTCAGCATTTAAAGGATGAAAAACAAAGAGAGCGTGAG GAGAAAAAGCAGCGCCGGGAAGAGAACCTAAAACGACGACTGGAGAATGAGCGTAAAGCAGAGATTGTGCAAGTG atTCGGAATCCTCTAAAACTGAAGCGTGCAAAGAAGAAGCAGTTGCGCCGCATTGAGAAGCGGgacacactggcactgctgcaaaaACACCAGGCACAGCGCAAAGCAGCCAAGGAATGA
- the LOC136655536 gene encoding acyl-coenzyme A amino acid N-acyltransferase 2-like: MVQLMVTPESSLADVPVWIQASGLTPFQQVTLYLSLTDEKGVKFESRAFYHANKAGVVDVKEACALGGDYSGVWPMGLFCTMKPDKMFHRLMKLDVMGSPFRVQINLFDSFVLLPSSKIVPLATCTVERWYAAPGLKRFPIKEGRVRGALFLPPGPGPFPGVIDMFGGSGGLIEFRAGLLASKGFAVLALAFFAYDDLPQFLTEIDLEYFEEATKLLLNHPMVRGPGLGVIGLSKGAEIALAMCTFLEQIVAVVCINGTTAMTGVPLYFRDIYIPAVPYSGEKLLVTDTGALTNYHVMGDPREEKHQASLIPLEKASGHVLFVIGEDDRSIHSKLFAEVSLARAKKYGKNNCTLLLYPGAGHLIEPPGSPLSNITLIRGAPKPIRWGGKPEPHAKAQEHSWKEIEKFFKLHLGPAGKSNL, encoded by the exons ATGGTCCAGTTGATGGTCACCCCTGAAAGCTCACTGGCCGACGTGCCAGTGTGGATCCAGGCCTCTGGCTTGACTCCTTTCCAGCAAGTGACCCTGTACTTATCGCTGACGGATGAAAAGGGAGTGAAGTTTGAATCCAGAGCCTTCTACCATGCAAACAAGGCTGGGGTAGTGGATGTAAAGGAGGCATGTGCTCTGGGGGGCGACTATTCCGGTGTGTGGCCCATGGGCCTCTTCTGTACAATGAAGCCAGATAAGATGTTCCACAGACTGATGAAACTTGATGTGATGGGCAGCCCCTTTCGTGTTCAAATCAACCTGTTTGACTCTTTTGTGCTTCTACCTTCATCCAAGATAGTCCCACTGGCTACTTGCACTGTGGAGAGGTGGTATGCAGCCCCTGGACTGAAACGTTTCCCTATCAAGGAGGGCCGAGTTCGAGGGGCCCTTTTCTTGCCTCCTG GCCCTGGGCCTTTTCCAGGGGTGATTGACATGTTTGGTGGCTCTGGAGGTCTCATTGAATTCCGAGCTGGCCTACTGGCTAGTAAAGGCTTTGCTGTTCTTGCTCTGGCTTTCTTTGCATACGATGACCTGCCTCAGTTCCTGACAGAAATAGACCTAGAGTATTTTGAGGAAGCAACCAAACTGCTCTTAAACCATCCTATG GTAAGGGGCCCAGGACTTGGAGTCATTGGACTATCCAAAGGAGCAGAGATTGCACTAGCTATGTGTACGTTCTTAGAGCAAATAGTGGCTGTTGTCTGCATCAATGGTACCACAGCTATGACCGGCGTGCCACTCTACTTTCGGGATATCTATATCCCTGCTGTTCCCTACTCTGGAGAGAAGCTTCTTGTCACTGACACGGGAGCGCTAACCAATTATCATGTCATGGGAGATCCTCGAGAAGAAAAACATCAAGCTAGCCTCATCCCTTTGGAGAAGGCCTCAGGACATGTGCTCTTTGTGATAGGAGAAGATGATCGAAGTATCCACAGCAAGTTGTTTGCCGAGGTGTCCTTAGCCAGAGCAAAGAAGTATGGGAAAAATAACTGTACCTTGCTGCTTTATCCAGGAGCTGGGCACCTAATAGAACCCCCTGGATCTCCATTGAGCAACATCACTCTAATCCGGGGTGCTCCCAAACCTATACGATGGGGGGGCAAACCAGAGCCCCATGCCAAAGCTCAAGAGCATTCCTGGAAGGAGATTGAGAAATTCTTTAAGCTTCATCTTGGTCCAGCTGGAAAGAGCAATTTGTAA